A genomic region of Nymphaea colorata isolate Beijing-Zhang1983 chromosome 2, ASM883128v2, whole genome shotgun sequence contains the following coding sequences:
- the LOC116246690 gene encoding disease resistance protein L6-like — MVEEAGPSSNGSVFQFDVFLSFRGTDARQGFISHLYKELNRFGVITFIDSEELQKGERISQLFHYMESSQIFIPILSKNYAQSKWCLLEAAKMVEIAEGAQQKMRPIIPVFYHVDPSDVKDDGGLYKSAIVELQKEGGLEGVNVQECIDALKTIGRISGFPFKKGTENEAELISCVRRDVEKLLGRVRFAVQPIGIDSQIDKVIKMLEAQVNGVCMVGICGMGGIGKTTIAKAIYDKLPFSEFDGRIFIEDMRELASDRKGHISVQEMLICDVLKIGSVSIRTVEDGWNIIKQKIGGKRVLLILDNVDKVDQLKPLLGDYICHKPDDLVGGGSKIVVTTRDKAVLLRYKMKEHQIYYPEELKDPWSLKLFYKHAFMHEPPSFELLHLAKEVAGIVGGLPLVLVTIGSVFAGLLTREEWEGELKKIRKNRGAHILEKLKWSYDGLDNDQKCVFLDIACFLVGAKKKRATYLWDDRSHENAIRVLKERNLISIDDEDRFRMHDLIQEMGRSIGSGEGNIDPYINIRLCFKNEQSIMLEDFQEKGKVEGIVLNVEEQCTETSLTMKVFVDMPKLRLLQLNFVNFLKPKIGHFPKRLKWLQWRGCILESVTFDNTSFENLVVLDLSQSRIYRLTLKNKGKTFEHLEELSASGSKTSREDETFSFMVPLGSPSSPLLLQQLQCYGDGSKSGILSNIYVKVSVKEMEDNLVIYETIFSGYRDIDNEIDWKYGWCYTVSFSEYDDINIFPNLYRPCSICVSTANNFPLIKVDILLRSACRWSKNYSKVIPVGENVTNSRRISVEQNQSLPSMLSAEYSTFEFDVLFRYVKEDIDTKFINNLYKALQQHGIRIFKDEDVASKGGECLLTYIERSAICIPIFSKGFSQSKSHLNSVAKMVNSRKFIIPVYFQVHPLDIRDQKGEFGTYFSCDENEDQREIVEDWRKTLEVVVRRCHHQFSYDTNRFIPICLLPLRIVPHIL; from the exons ATGGTGGAAGAGGCAGGGCCTTCTAGTAATGGTAGTGTTTTTCAGTTCGACGTCTTCTTGAGTTTCAGGGGAACAGACGCCCGCCAAGGCTTCATAAGCCATCTCTACAAAGAGCTGAACCGATTTGGTGTGATCACTTTTATAGACAGCGAGGAACTTCAAAAGGGTGAAAGAATCAGCCAGCTGTTCCACTACATGGAGTCATCACAGATCTTCATACCCATCTTGTCGAAGAACTATGCGCAGTCGAAATGGTGCCTCTTGGAAGCTGCCAAGATGGTGGAGATCGCTGAGGGGGCCCAGCAGAAAATGAGACCGATCATTCCTGTGTTCTATCATGTTGATCCTTCTGATGTCAAAGATGATGGAGGGTTGTACAAGTCTGCTATCGTTGAGCTCCAGAAAGAGGGAGGGTTGGAAGGAGTGAATGTGCAAGAGTGCATAGATGCCTTGAAAACAATAGGCCGCATTTCTGGCTTCCCTTTCAAGAAGGGCACAGA GAACGAAGCGGAACTCATTAGCTGCGTACGCAGGGATGTTGAGAAGTTACTTGGCAGAGTCCGATTTGCTGTGCAGCCCATTGGCATCGATTCTCAAATAGATAAGGTGATTAAAATGTTGGAGGCACAAGTAAATGGTGTCTGCATGGTTGGCATCTGTGGAATGGGGGGAATTGGTAAAACAACAATTGCCAAAGCCATATATGACAAGCTGCCTTTTAGTGAATTTGATGGTAGAATCTTCATCGAAGATATGAGGGAACTTGCTTCTGATAGAAAGGGGCATATCTCAGTACAAGAGAtgctcatttgtgatgtttTAAAAATAGGAAGTGTATCCATACGCACGGTAGAGGATGGGTGGAACATCATTAAACAGAAAATTGGTGGCAAGCGAGTCCTTCTAATTTTAGATAACGTTGACAAAGTAGATCAGCTGAAACCATTGTTAGGTGATTACATATGTCATAAGCCGGACGATTTGGTTGGCGGAGGAAGCAAGATCGTTGTCACTACAAGAGACAAGGCTGTACTCCTTAGGTACAAAATGAAGGAGCATCAAATATATTACCCAGAAGAACTAAAAGACCCGTGGTCGCTGAAATTATTCTACAAACATGCATTTATGCACGAACCACCATCATTTGAGCTTCTTCACTTAGCAAAGGAAGTTGCAGGGATCGTTGGTGGGCTACCGTTAGTTCTTGTGACAATTGGGTCGGTTTTTGCTGGTTTATTAACACGAGAAGAATGGGAAGgtgagttgaaaaaaataaggaaaaatagaGGGGCACATATTCTGGAAAAGCTGAAATGGAGTTATGATGGGTTAGATAATGATCAGAAGTGTGTATTTTTGGATATAGCATGTTTTCTTGTTGGAGCAAAAAAAAAGCGCGCCACTTATCTTTGGGATGACCGTTCTCATGAAAATGCAATTAGAGTTCTTAAGGAAAGAAATCTTATCAGCATCGATGATGAAGATAGGTTTAGGATGCATGACTTAATTCAAGAAATGGGAAGGTCAATAGGTAGCGGTGAAGGAAATATTGATCCTTACATTAACATCAGACTCTGCTTTAAGAATGAGCAATCGATTATGTTAGAGGATTTCCAG GAAAAAGGGAAAGTTGAAGGCATCGTTCTAAACGTGGAAGAGCAATGTACTGAAACCAGTTTGACCATGAAAGTATTTGTGGATATGCCTAAACTAAGGCTGCTTCAACTCAACTTTGTTAATTTCTTGAAGCCTAAGATTGGTCATTTTCCTAAGAGACTGAAATGGCTACAGTGGCGAGGCTGCATTCTGGAGTCAGTGACATTTGACAACACATCTTTTGAGAACCTTGTTGTACTTGACTTATCTCAAAGCAGAATTTATAGATTAACATTGAAAAATAAG GGGAAGACTTTCGAACATTTAGAGGAGTTAAGTGCTTCGGGAAGTAAAACCTCGAGGGAGGATGAAACATTCTCTTTTATGGTTCCACTTGGTTCACCAAGTAGCCCATTGCTTCTACAACAGTTGCAATGTTATGGGGATGGCAGCAAATCTGGCATTCTAAGTAATATTTACGTTAAGGTCTCGGTTAAGGAAATGGAAGACAATCTAGTAATCTATGAGACCATATTTAGCGGTTATCGTGACATTGACAACGAAATTGATTGGAAATATGGTTGGTGCTATactgtttctttttcagaatATGATGATATAAACATTTTCCCCAATCTCTATAGGCCTTGTTCAATATGTGTGTCAACGGCTAATAACTTCCCTTTGATAAAGGTTGATATTCTACTTAGAAGTGCCTGCAGATGGAGcaaaaattattcaaaagtgATTCCTGTTGGTGAGAATGTAACAAATTCAAGGAGGATCTCTGTCGAGCAAAACCAGTCATTGCCATCGATGTTGTCAGCTGAATATTCTACATTTGAGTTTGACGTATTGTTTAGATATGTAAAAGAGGATATTGATACCAAATTTATAAACAACCTATACAAGGCCCTACAACAGCATGGCATCCGCATATTTAAAGATGAAGATGTTGCAAGTAAAGGGGGAGAATGTTTGCTCACCTACATTGAAAGATCGGCCATCTGCATACCCATCTTCTCGAAGGGCTTTTCTCAGTCAAAGTCACACCTTAACTCGGTTGCCAAGATGGTAAACTCT